A region from the uncultured Holophaga sp. genome encodes:
- a CDS encoding L-threonylcarbamoyladenylate synthase has product MSRCLSADDAAIQEAAGILQRGGLVAFPTETVYGLGADGLNPEAVARIYRAKGRPSNNPLILHVPGIAEARALAAEWPPEAQTLAERFWPGPLTLILPAAPCVPEITRAGNPSVALRCPDHPVALALLRATGRPLAAPSANPSQGLSPSRAEHVVKGLGDRVDLVLDGGPTSAGLESTILDLSRRPFRLLRPGPLAPSELEALAGPIQQWQGAVAEGAEQAAPGMSSRHYAPRARLELVPRSELMFRALEATGQVVAVRFGGLPPVPECFEGRRLPADPREAMAVLYAFLHDLDEEGFDRIFIEEPPEGEAWLAVRDRLRRASASPEPPCD; this is encoded by the coding sequence GTGAGCCGCTGCCTGAGCGCCGACGACGCGGCCATCCAGGAGGCCGCTGGCATCCTCCAGAGGGGTGGCCTGGTGGCCTTCCCCACGGAGACGGTCTATGGCCTGGGTGCCGACGGCCTGAATCCCGAGGCGGTCGCCCGGATCTACCGCGCCAAGGGGCGCCCGTCCAACAATCCCCTGATCCTCCACGTGCCGGGCATCGCTGAGGCCCGTGCCCTGGCCGCCGAGTGGCCCCCCGAGGCCCAGACCCTGGCGGAGCGCTTCTGGCCCGGCCCTCTGACCCTCATTCTGCCCGCGGCTCCCTGCGTCCCGGAGATCACCCGGGCGGGCAATCCCAGTGTGGCTCTGCGCTGCCCCGACCATCCTGTGGCCCTCGCCCTGCTGCGGGCCACGGGGCGGCCGCTGGCAGCGCCCAGCGCCAACCCCAGCCAGGGGCTCTCCCCCAGCCGGGCGGAGCATGTGGTGAAGGGCCTCGGGGACCGGGTGGACCTGGTCCTGGACGGTGGCCCCACCAGCGCCGGGCTGGAGTCGACCATCCTGGACCTCAGCAGGCGACCCTTCCGTCTGCTGAGGCCGGGTCCCCTGGCTCCCAGTGAACTGGAGGCCCTTGCCGGTCCCATCCAGCAGTGGCAGGGGGCCGTGGCCGAGGGTGCGGAGCAGGCGGCTCCGGGGATGTCCTCCCGCCACTACGCCCCCAGGGCGCGCCTGGAGCTGGTGCCCCGCTCTGAGCTGATGTTCCGGGCCCTGGAGGCCACCGGGCAGGTGGTGGCGGTGCGTTTCGGCGGCCTGCCCCCGGTTCCGGAGTGCTTCGAGGGGCGTCGCCTTCCCGCCGACCCCCGGGAGGCCATGGCGGTCCTCTATGCCTTTCTCCATGATCTGGACGAAGAGGGCTTCGACCGGATCTTCATTGAAGAACCCCCTGAAGGCGAGGCCTGGCTGGCGGTGCGAGATCGCCTGCGCAGGGCCTCTGCGAGCCCGGAGCCGCCATGCGATTGA
- a CDS encoding L-serine ammonia-lyase, iron-sulfur-dependent, subunit alpha — MRLSEVLEAEWVPALGCTEPAAVALASIQAATQGAGTVRMVHLVCDPRTYKNCFAVGLPNAGGRTGLTWALAIGAHLVDPSLGLRCFEGVTEGVLSAAGALMERKGIQVEVDASRDGLWIDVLVVRESGSGRALVSGGHANLVRLEADGRVLLDRSGKTAGAEGTGFRDQVAALDLAAMGRLALEQEPGDRLRLREGAEMNLAMARHGLGLMDIRTLGETGEPSISRLVSAGVYARMSGESLPVMSLAGSGNKGITLAVPLLLHGRARGMAPERIDEALALGCLLTVATTHHLGTLSAVCGAANAGGIGIAGGLVLMEGGDTRQVGLAVSSMVGNLAGMVCDGAKIGCALKTMTGVDAAFRAASLALAGIGIPGTDGIVGETGESSLANLGRLARRGMAGVDADILGIMQDKLRSRMGGM, encoded by the coding sequence ATGCGATTGAGTGAGGTCCTTGAGGCCGAGTGGGTCCCCGCCCTGGGGTGCACCGAGCCGGCCGCCGTTGCCCTGGCCTCGATCCAGGCCGCGACCCAGGGGGCAGGGACCGTGCGGATGGTTCACCTGGTCTGTGACCCCCGCACCTACAAGAACTGCTTCGCCGTGGGGCTCCCCAATGCGGGTGGCCGCACCGGGCTCACCTGGGCCCTGGCCATCGGAGCCCACCTCGTGGACCCCTCCCTGGGCCTGCGCTGCTTCGAGGGGGTGACGGAAGGCGTCCTGAGCGCCGCCGGAGCTCTGATGGAGCGGAAGGGGATCCAGGTGGAGGTGGATGCCTCCCGGGACGGGCTCTGGATTGATGTCCTGGTGGTACGGGAGAGCGGCAGCGGACGGGCCCTGGTCTCCGGGGGCCACGCCAACCTGGTGCGCCTGGAGGCCGATGGCCGGGTGCTCCTGGACCGCTCTGGGAAGACTGCCGGAGCTGAGGGGACCGGATTCCGGGATCAGGTCGCAGCCCTGGATCTGGCCGCCATGGGCCGCCTCGCTCTGGAGCAGGAGCCGGGCGATCGCCTGCGGCTCCGGGAGGGGGCGGAGATGAATCTGGCCATGGCCCGGCACGGCCTGGGGCTCATGGACATCCGCACCCTGGGTGAGACCGGCGAGCCCTCCATCTCCCGCCTGGTGAGCGCCGGGGTCTATGCCCGCATGTCCGGCGAGTCCCTCCCGGTGATGTCCCTGGCGGGCTCCGGCAACAAGGGGATCACCCTCGCGGTTCCCCTCCTGCTCCACGGGCGCGCCCGGGGGATGGCCCCTGAGCGCATCGATGAAGCCCTGGCCCTGGGCTGTCTGCTCACCGTGGCCACCACCCACCACCTGGGGACCCTCTCGGCGGTCTGCGGGGCCGCCAATGCCGGGGGCATTGGAATCGCGGGCGGGCTGGTGCTCATGGAGGGTGGAGACACACGCCAGGTGGGTCTCGCCGTCAGCAGCATGGTGGGCAACCTGGCCGGCATGGTCTGCGACGGGGCCAAGATCGGCTGCGCCCTCAAGACCATGACCGGTGTGGATGCGGCTTTCCGGGCCGCCAGCCTGGCCCTGGCCGGGATCGGCATCCCCGGGACCGATGGCATCGTCGGGGAGACGGGGGAGAGCTCTCTGGCCAACCTGGGTCGCCTGGCGAGGCGGGGCATGGCCGGGGTGGACGCCGACATCCTGGGGATCATGCAGGACAAGCTCCGGAGCCGGATGGGGGGGATGTGA
- the murF gene encoding UDP-N-acetylmuramoyl-tripeptide--D-alanyl-D-alanine ligase — protein MDGSLWTLEEAASRLGARLVGEGAVRPGALSLDTRTLRPGDCFVALRAERDGHDFAPRAVAAGAAGLVVDHELDLPVPQLVVTDTTRALQDWGRLRLEACRPAVVFGITGSVGKTSTKELLAACTGAWKTPGNRNNALGMPEALASLPAGERAAVLEMGMSAPGEISFLTRIAPLDFAALTNVGTAHIENFVDGQEGIARAKGEIVAGLRPGGIWVHLAKDDWARWIALQPWARQARAVAVGEGCAWGWEGTRSLGLQGEAFHLRTPTGPLELTLQLRGEHQVRNAALAASLALLAGFPAEEVAAGMAGVQPEAGRGRLHGLAGEGWLLDESYNASQASILACAEALLGLPGGEPVAVLGCMRELGAESARLHRETGEGLARLGLRRVWAYGDQAAELAAGFGPGASAFPDFEPLRDDPAGLGIIPAGARVLVKGSRYWRSERAVSWLLAHLGAPVNATTILG, from the coding sequence ATGGACGGATCGCTGTGGACGCTCGAGGAGGCCGCCTCCCGGCTGGGGGCCCGGCTCGTGGGGGAGGGTGCTGTCCGCCCCGGGGCCCTGTCCCTGGACACCCGGACCCTCCGGCCTGGCGACTGCTTCGTGGCCCTGAGGGCCGAGCGGGACGGTCATGACTTCGCGCCGAGGGCCGTGGCTGCCGGTGCGGCGGGTCTGGTGGTGGACCACGAGCTGGATCTGCCCGTGCCCCAGCTGGTGGTGACGGACACCACCCGGGCCCTGCAGGACTGGGGCCGGCTCCGGCTCGAGGCCTGCCGGCCTGCCGTGGTCTTCGGGATCACCGGCTCCGTGGGCAAGACCAGCACCAAGGAACTCCTCGCCGCCTGCACGGGAGCCTGGAAGACCCCGGGCAACCGCAACAACGCCCTGGGCATGCCCGAGGCCCTGGCCTCCCTCCCTGCCGGTGAGCGGGCAGCGGTGCTGGAGATGGGCATGAGCGCCCCCGGGGAGATCAGCTTCCTGACCCGGATCGCCCCCCTGGACTTCGCGGCCCTCACCAACGTGGGCACAGCTCACATTGAGAACTTCGTGGACGGCCAGGAGGGCATCGCCCGGGCCAAGGGCGAGATCGTGGCCGGGCTCCGGCCCGGGGGCATATGGGTGCACTTGGCCAAGGATGACTGGGCGCGCTGGATCGCGCTCCAGCCCTGGGCCCGCCAGGCCCGCGCGGTGGCGGTGGGGGAGGGCTGTGCCTGGGGCTGGGAGGGGACCCGCTCCCTGGGGCTCCAGGGGGAGGCCTTCCACCTGCGGACCCCCACAGGTCCCCTGGAACTCACCCTGCAGCTCCGGGGGGAGCACCAGGTCCGCAATGCCGCCCTGGCAGCCTCTCTCGCCCTCCTGGCGGGTTTCCCGGCGGAGGAAGTGGCTGCCGGGATGGCCGGGGTCCAGCCTGAGGCTGGGCGTGGCCGACTGCACGGCCTGGCTGGCGAGGGTTGGCTGCTGGACGAGAGCTACAACGCCAGCCAGGCCTCCATTCTGGCCTGTGCCGAGGCGCTCCTGGGGCTCCCGGGCGGTGAGCCGGTGGCTGTCCTCGGGTGCATGCGGGAGCTCGGCGCAGAGTCGGCCCGGCTCCACCGCGAGACCGGCGAGGGGCTGGCCAGGCTGGGGCTCCGCAGGGTCTGGGCCTATGGCGACCAGGCCGCCGAGCTGGCCGCGGGCTTCGGTCCCGGAGCCTCTGCCTTCCCCGACTTCGAGCCTCTCCGGGACGATCCCGCCGGGCTGGGGATCATCCCCGCTGGGGCCCGGGTCCTGGTCAAGGGGAGCCGGTACTGGCGCTCGGAGCGTGCGGTATCCTGGCTCCTGGCCCACCTGGGCGCTCCTGTGAACGCAACCACCATTCTCGGATAA
- the mraY gene encoding phospho-N-acetylmuramoyl-pentapeptide-transferase has translation MLVWLLALLRDHLPGFSVFKYVTFRAAMAAATAMVISLVIGPWVIETLKRLKMGQHIREEGPQHHQVKAGTPTMGGVLILGSILISTLLWCELGNGQIWVALLSLLGFGIVGAFDDAQKLLKKQNLGLSSRQKMVLLTVISLLVAFLILHFGLRGSNTSQLSVPFFKRFQPNVSIFLVPWIWLVMVGTSNAVNLTDGLDGLAIGGTLVVAVTFAILAYVAGHFKISAYLMVPFVPGASELAVFMGAMAGASLGFLWFNAHPAEVFMGDTGSLGLGGALGTVAIMTKQELLLFIAGGVFVWEAVSVILQVGSYKLRGGKRIFRMAPFHHHLELGGLKETKVVIRLWITAIVCCMLALSSLKLR, from the coding sequence ATGCTCGTATGGCTCCTCGCGCTCCTGCGCGACCACCTCCCCGGCTTCTCGGTCTTCAAGTACGTCACCTTCCGGGCGGCCATGGCGGCGGCCACCGCCATGGTCATCTCCCTTGTGATCGGACCCTGGGTGATCGAGACCCTGAAGCGCCTCAAGATGGGCCAGCACATCCGGGAGGAGGGGCCCCAGCACCACCAGGTCAAGGCGGGCACCCCCACCATGGGGGGCGTGCTGATCCTGGGTAGCATCCTGATCTCGACCCTCCTCTGGTGTGAGCTGGGCAATGGCCAGATCTGGGTGGCCCTGCTCTCCCTCCTGGGCTTCGGCATCGTGGGGGCCTTCGACGATGCCCAGAAGCTCCTCAAGAAGCAGAACCTGGGTCTCAGCAGCCGCCAGAAGATGGTGCTCCTGACGGTGATCTCCCTCCTGGTGGCCTTCCTGATCCTCCACTTCGGGCTCCGGGGCAGCAACACCAGCCAGCTCTCCGTGCCCTTCTTCAAGCGCTTCCAGCCCAATGTGAGCATCTTCCTGGTGCCCTGGATCTGGCTGGTCATGGTGGGCACCAGCAATGCCGTGAACCTCACGGATGGCCTGGACGGCCTGGCCATCGGGGGCACCCTGGTGGTGGCGGTGACCTTTGCGATCCTGGCGTACGTGGCAGGGCACTTCAAGATCTCCGCCTACCTCATGGTGCCCTTCGTGCCTGGGGCCTCCGAGCTGGCGGTCTTCATGGGTGCCATGGCCGGGGCCTCCCTCGGATTCCTCTGGTTCAACGCCCATCCCGCCGAGGTCTTCATGGGCGACACCGGCTCCCTCGGGCTGGGAGGCGCCCTGGGGACCGTGGCCATCATGACCAAGCAGGAACTGCTGCTCTTCATCGCCGGCGGCGTCTTCGTCTGGGAGGCCGTGAGCGTCATCCTCCAGGTGGGCAGCTACAAGCTCCGCGGCGGCAAGCGCATCTTCCGCATGGCCCCCTTCCACCACCACCTGGAGCTGGGCGGCCTCAAAGAGACCAAGGTGGTCATCCGTCTCTGGATCACCGCCATCGTCTGCTGCATGCTGGCCCTGAGCTCCTTGAAGCTGCGCTAG